A portion of the Natronococcus sp. AD-5 genome contains these proteins:
- a CDS encoding MFS transporter: protein MIHGKWRNLLLATAMFNLGFVIWFSFAPFTGEIADEFGLSVAQLGLVSSAAVVAVPLGRIFIGPLTDRYGAPVTAGATLVIVGIFSIASAFARSYEVFTASRVVASLAGITFVIGIQHVSQWFEEENLGLAEGIFAGVGNAGAGLGAYFTLPRLFGEGYAGPLFATNWRAAFFYTGLLAVVLGIVYFAFGKAARTEQRRQATKRGVSARQWLYVATRHGAVVLSAAYVMSFGLEVAMNGWLGTYYREGFGEGDLVIAATFAATFSIAAGLLRPLGGYISDVVARRELELLPWFDGRYREQWTFATLALVVLALVGMTAAGLTGNVYLAVAAGFVVGVSCAFSEGAIFAQVPAMFPNNSGTVAGVVGGIGTIGGTVYPLVFAAPFLPNFHVGYAVVALTMVPILALSAWVFQPRVAEEATTAGWIVDEPESGADAPAVTADD, encoded by the coding sequence ATGATCCACGGCAAGTGGCGGAACCTCCTGCTCGCGACGGCGATGTTCAACCTCGGGTTCGTGATCTGGTTCTCCTTCGCGCCGTTCACCGGTGAGATCGCCGACGAGTTCGGACTCTCGGTCGCCCAGCTGGGGCTCGTCTCGAGCGCGGCCGTCGTGGCCGTCCCGCTGGGCCGCATCTTCATCGGTCCGCTCACCGATCGGTACGGCGCGCCTGTGACCGCCGGAGCGACGCTGGTGATCGTCGGGATCTTTTCGATCGCCAGCGCGTTCGCCCGGAGCTACGAGGTCTTTACCGCCTCGCGCGTCGTCGCCTCGTTGGCGGGGATCACCTTCGTCATCGGCATCCAGCACGTCTCCCAGTGGTTCGAGGAGGAGAACCTCGGGCTGGCGGAAGGAATCTTCGCCGGCGTCGGCAACGCCGGCGCGGGGCTGGGCGCGTACTTCACGCTCCCGCGGCTGTTCGGCGAGGGGTACGCCGGCCCGCTGTTCGCGACGAACTGGCGGGCCGCGTTCTTCTACACGGGCCTGCTGGCCGTGGTTCTGGGCATCGTCTACTTCGCGTTCGGGAAGGCGGCCAGGACCGAGCAGCGACGGCAAGCGACGAAACGGGGCGTCAGCGCTCGGCAGTGGCTCTACGTCGCCACCCGCCACGGGGCGGTCGTCCTCTCGGCGGCCTACGTCATGAGCTTCGGCCTCGAGGTCGCGATGAACGGCTGGCTGGGCACCTACTACCGCGAGGGGTTCGGCGAGGGCGACCTCGTGATCGCCGCGACGTTCGCGGCGACGTTTTCGATCGCCGCCGGGCTGCTCCGGCCCCTGGGCGGCTACATCAGCGACGTCGTCGCGCGCCGGGAACTCGAGTTGCTCCCGTGGTTCGACGGCCGCTACCGCGAGCAGTGGACGTTCGCCACGCTCGCGCTCGTCGTGCTCGCGCTGGTCGGAATGACTGCCGCCGGACTGACCGGCAACGTCTACCTCGCCGTCGCCGCCGGGTTCGTCGTCGGCGTGAGCTGCGCGTTCTCGGAAGGTGCGATCTTCGCGCAGGTGCCCGCGATGTTTCCGAACAACTCGGGAACCGTCGCCGGCGTCGTCGGCGGGATCGGTACGATCGGCGGCACGGTTTATCCGCTGGTCTTCGCCGCGCCGTTCCTGCCGAACTTCCACGTCGGCTACGCGGTCGTCGCGCTGACGATGGTCCCGATCCTCGCGCTGAGCGCGTGGGTCTTCCAGCCCCGCGTCGCCGAGGAGGCGACCACCGCCGGCTGGATCGTCGACGAACCCGAAAGCGGCGCGGACGCGCCGGCCGTCACGGCCGACGACTGA
- a CDS encoding DUF7563 family protein codes for MPTCGNCGEYVTYTFARVFGAHGAIHGCRGCPSCTTYRELYDGEAVVSWSETL; via the coding sequence ATGCCAACCTGTGGCAATTGTGGTGAGTACGTCACGTATACCTTCGCCCGGGTGTTCGGCGCCCACGGCGCGATCCACGGCTGCCGGGGCTGTCCGAGCTGTACGACGTACCGCGAACTCTACGACGGGGAAGCAGTGGTGTCCTGGAGTGAAACGCTCTGA
- a CDS encoding MTH1187 family thiamine-binding protein: MTVIARFEVIPVRDGSLSDGIAQAIEALEEFDVSYELTATDTVIEADDVDEVFDAVQAAHNAVESDRIITSLEVDDYQNRDQEADDRVESVASVLGREPKRDR, encoded by the coding sequence ATGACAGTCATCGCCAGATTCGAGGTCATCCCCGTTCGCGACGGGAGCCTCTCCGACGGCATCGCACAGGCTATCGAGGCGCTCGAGGAGTTCGACGTCTCGTACGAACTGACCGCGACGGACACGGTCATCGAGGCCGACGACGTCGACGAGGTGTTCGACGCCGTCCAGGCGGCGCACAACGCGGTCGAGAGCGACCGCATCATCACTTCGCTCGAGGTCGACGACTACCAGAATCGCGATCAAGAGGCCGACGATCGCGTCGAATCGGTCGCCAGCGTGCTCGGCCGCGAGCCGAAACGCGACCGGTGA